Proteins from a genomic interval of Amycolatopsis sp. cg13:
- a CDS encoding LpqB family beta-propeller domain-containing protein, protein MRRALLLLACALVLVSCANVPQESLPVVVSAEKAPQQANNAPEPPANAEPLDIVRLFIKANADPRSGNAASRAFLDDKQRGAWRPNRSFTIIDKTFSTVYDTAAASPTTTATPSSTTPDPNVRTVTVRGSVLGTLSADSAFIPGSGPAEQTFQVHKQADGQWRISSPPPPVLLVTDDEFDGNYNPVAVSFYSPDSGAFVPDLRYVPAKPQSGMPGRVMDLILQGPSAGLTGAVKNLFGDGVSLENNVKNNDDGSLTVPLTGLTGTSPETRSLIAAQIVLSMQTVTSTRIRLLADGAPLVRDHEYWRGSDVPSYNASPDLRGLMTIGGRVRSLSDGAPIAGPAGNGEYQVLNAAQSIDGKRLAVVEQDGDRVRLRIGDLGRDLPTVDLGGGSLSRPTWRPAPTGAGPSNEVWTVVDHSIIARMVLDPNGRWLRQSVNANDLLALGPIGVLRLSRDGARVAATVNGQLVVASVVRSGDTVTLREPRVLQPGVLIDVLDVDWGSTPDTLVAATSSPSQPVQRLSVDGRRMDAYNSSNLTAPVRAVAAAPGQPIVVADAGGLWTATELGEVWRPQSHSMQNAEPFYPG, encoded by the coding sequence GTGAGGCGAGCGCTTCTCCTCCTCGCCTGCGCGCTGGTGCTCGTGAGCTGCGCGAACGTTCCGCAGGAATCGCTGCCGGTCGTGGTGTCCGCGGAAAAGGCGCCGCAGCAGGCCAACAACGCGCCGGAACCGCCCGCCAACGCCGAACCCCTCGACATCGTGCGGCTGTTCATCAAGGCCAACGCCGATCCGCGGTCCGGCAACGCGGCCTCGCGGGCGTTCCTCGACGACAAACAGCGCGGCGCGTGGCGGCCGAACCGCTCGTTCACGATCATCGACAAGACCTTCAGCACGGTCTATGACACCGCCGCTGCCAGCCCGACCACGACGGCCACTCCGTCGTCGACGACGCCGGATCCGAACGTCCGCACCGTCACGGTGCGCGGTTCGGTGCTCGGCACGCTGAGCGCGGACTCCGCGTTCATCCCCGGCAGCGGTCCGGCCGAGCAGACCTTCCAGGTGCACAAGCAGGCCGACGGCCAGTGGCGGATCTCCAGCCCGCCCCCGCCGGTGCTGCTGGTGACCGACGACGAGTTCGACGGCAACTACAACCCGGTCGCGGTGAGCTTCTACTCGCCCGATTCCGGTGCCTTCGTGCCAGACCTGCGCTACGTCCCGGCGAAACCGCAGTCCGGCATGCCGGGCCGGGTGATGGACCTGATCCTGCAGGGCCCGTCGGCCGGGCTCACCGGCGCGGTGAAGAACCTGTTCGGCGACGGGGTTTCGCTCGAGAACAACGTGAAGAACAACGACGACGGCTCGCTCACCGTCCCGCTGACCGGGCTCACCGGGACCAGCCCGGAAACCCGGTCGCTGATCGCCGCGCAGATCGTGCTGTCGATGCAGACCGTCACGTCCACCCGGATCCGGTTGCTCGCCGACGGCGCACCGCTCGTGCGCGACCACGAGTACTGGCGCGGCAGCGACGTGCCCTCCTACAACGCGAGCCCGGATCTGCGGGGCCTGATGACGATCGGCGGCCGCGTCCGCTCGCTCAGCGACGGCGCGCCGATTGCGGGCCCGGCGGGCAACGGCGAGTACCAGGTGCTGAACGCGGCCCAGTCGATCGACGGCAAACGGCTCGCGGTGGTCGAACAGGACGGCGACCGCGTCCGGCTGCGCATCGGCGACCTCGGCCGCGACCTGCCGACGGTCGACCTCGGCGGCGGTTCGCTGAGCCGCCCGACCTGGCGGCCCGCCCCGACCGGAGCCGGTCCGTCGAACGAGGTGTGGACGGTCGTCGACCATTCGATCATCGCGCGGATGGTGCTCGACCCGAACGGCCGCTGGCTGCGCCAAAGCGTCAACGCGAACGACCTGCTGGCACTCGGGCCGATCGGCGTGCTCCGGCTTTCCCGGGACGGCGCCCGCGTGGCCGCGACGGTGAACGGCCAGCTGGTCGTGGCGTCGGTCGTGCGCAGCGGCGACACGGTCACCTTGCGCGAGCCGCGCGTCCTGCAGCCTGGGGTGCTGATCGACGTCTTGGACGTGGATTGGGGTTCGACGCCGGACACTCTCGTGGCCGCGACGTCCTCGCCCTCGCAGCCGGTCCAGCGGCTGTCGGTCGACGGACGGCGGATGGACGCCTACAACAGTTCGAACCTCACCGCTCCGGTGCGCGCGGTCGCGGCGGCGCCGGGCCAGCCGATCGTGGTCGCGGACGCCGGAGGACTGTGGACGGCGACCGAACTGGGCGAGGTGTGGCGGCCGCAGTCGCACTCGATGCAGAACGCGGAACCGTTCTATCCGGGGTGA
- the mtrA gene encoding MtrAB system response regulator MtrA translates to MKARVLVVDDDPALAEMLTIVLRGEGFDTAVVADGSRALPALRELKPDLVLLDLMLPGMNGIDVCKAIRAESGVPIVMLTAKSDTVDIVLGLESGADDYVVKPFKPKELVARVRARMRRTEAEPAESLTIGDLAIDVPGHEVTREGKAIPLTPLEFDLLVALARKPRQVFTREVLLEQVWGYRHAADTRLVNVHVQRLRSKVEKDPEHPEVVLTVRGVGYKAGPP, encoded by the coding sequence ATGAAGGCACGTGTCTTGGTGGTCGACGACGACCCGGCGCTGGCGGAGATGCTCACCATCGTCCTGCGCGGGGAGGGGTTCGACACCGCGGTCGTCGCGGACGGTTCGCGGGCGCTGCCCGCGCTGCGGGAGCTGAAACCGGACCTCGTCCTGCTCGATCTCATGCTGCCCGGCATGAACGGCATCGACGTGTGCAAGGCGATCCGCGCCGAGTCCGGCGTGCCCATCGTCATGCTCACCGCCAAGAGCGACACCGTGGACATCGTGCTCGGGCTCGAGTCCGGCGCCGACGACTACGTGGTCAAGCCGTTCAAGCCGAAGGAACTCGTCGCCCGCGTGCGCGCCCGGATGCGCCGCACCGAGGCCGAGCCCGCCGAATCGCTCACCATCGGCGACCTCGCGATCGACGTTCCCGGCCACGAGGTCACCCGGGAGGGCAAGGCGATCCCGCTGACCCCGCTCGAGTTCGACCTGCTCGTGGCGCTGGCCCGCAAGCCGCGCCAGGTGTTCACCCGCGAGGTGCTGCTGGAGCAGGTGTGGGGTTACCGCCACGCGGCCGACACCCGGCTGGTGAACGTGCACGTCCAGCGCCTTCGCTCGAAGGTGGAGAAGGACCCGGAGCACCCCGAGGTGGTGCTGACGGTGCGCGGAGTCGGGTACAAGGCCGGCCCGCCGTGA
- the mtrB gene encoding MtrAB system histidine kinase MtrB, with translation MTGFAGRLRAAARATARLAGRIVVFARRRAVAFNELWKHSLQFRVTISTLALSSAVVFVLGMVLQNQITERLLDTKRRAAIEQTQALADTAARELVGIGGESPDALHTRLQNALKKISTTSSSRAGSTAGTFEPVLASVGRGQSETDPVYVGPFTSVPERLRQFVEADHLARLEHTVDENGVRTTYLIVGTSLMSGASPLQLYLLFPLTSEQTTVSTVQNTLFVAGIVLLLLLAGITNLVVRQVVRPVRQAVAAAEQFAGGDLDQRLAVVGEDDLAKLAVSYNSMAASIQNQIRQLEEFGGLQRRFTSDVSHELRTPLTTVRMAADVLHASREQFPPGLARSTELLVDELDRFEALLGDLLEISRLDAGVEELSAEYIDVRPIATRAVEQVRVLAGTAGSVVELVLPDEDASAEVDARRIERILRNLLANAVDHSEGKPVVLTVAVNETAVAITVRDYGVGLRAGEAELVFNRFWRADPSRNRRTGGTGLGLAISQEDARLHGGVLDAWGEPGHGACFRLEVPRRQGVPIAESPLVLPPPDAVSEITLSPSSVAELHPAPEAILADPAPDREEVGQ, from the coding sequence ATGACCGGTTTCGCGGGGCGGCTTCGCGCCGCCGCCCGCGCCACGGCCCGGCTCGCCGGCCGGATCGTGGTTTTCGCTCGCCGCCGCGCGGTGGCGTTCAACGAGCTGTGGAAGCACTCGCTGCAGTTCCGCGTCACGATCTCGACGCTGGCGCTGTCCTCGGCCGTGGTGTTCGTGCTGGGCATGGTCCTGCAGAACCAGATCACCGAACGGCTGCTGGACACCAAGCGCCGCGCCGCGATCGAGCAGACCCAGGCGCTCGCCGACACCGCCGCGCGCGAGCTGGTCGGGATCGGCGGCGAGTCCCCGGACGCGCTGCACACGCGCCTGCAGAACGCGCTCAAGAAGATCTCGACCACGTCGTCGTCGCGCGCGGGGTCCACCGCGGGCACCTTCGAACCGGTGCTGGCCAGCGTCGGGCGCGGCCAATCGGAAACCGACCCGGTGTACGTCGGGCCGTTCACCTCGGTGCCGGAGCGGCTGCGCCAGTTCGTCGAGGCCGACCACCTCGCCCGGCTCGAGCACACCGTCGACGAGAACGGCGTGCGGACCACCTACCTGATCGTCGGCACCTCGCTGATGTCCGGGGCCAGCCCGCTGCAGCTGTACCTGCTGTTCCCGCTCACCAGCGAGCAGACCACCGTGTCGACCGTCCAGAACACCTTGTTCGTGGCCGGGATCGTGCTGCTGCTGTTGCTCGCCGGCATCACGAACCTGGTCGTCCGGCAGGTGGTGCGACCGGTCCGGCAAGCCGTCGCGGCGGCCGAGCAGTTCGCGGGCGGCGATCTCGACCAGCGTCTCGCCGTAGTGGGCGAGGACGACCTCGCCAAACTCGCGGTGTCCTACAACAGCATGGCGGCCAGCATCCAGAACCAGATCCGCCAGCTCGAGGAATTCGGCGGCCTGCAGCGCCGGTTCACCTCCGACGTGTCGCACGAGCTGCGCACCCCGCTGACCACCGTGCGGATGGCCGCCGACGTGCTGCACGCGTCCCGCGAACAGTTCCCGCCCGGGCTCGCCCGTTCCACCGAGCTGCTGGTCGACGAGCTGGACCGGTTTGAGGCATTGCTCGGCGACCTGCTGGAGATCAGCAGGCTCGACGCGGGCGTCGAAGAGCTGTCCGCGGAGTACATCGACGTGCGGCCGATCGCGACCCGCGCGGTCGAGCAGGTGCGGGTGCTTGCCGGAACCGCGGGCAGCGTGGTCGAACTGGTGCTGCCGGACGAGGACGCCTCGGCCGAGGTGGACGCGCGCCGGATCGAGCGGATCCTGCGCAATCTGCTGGCCAACGCCGTCGACCACAGCGAGGGCAAACCGGTGGTGCTGACGGTCGCGGTGAACGAAACCGCGGTCGCGATCACCGTCCGGGACTACGGCGTCGGGCTGCGGGCCGGGGAAGCGGAGCTGGTGTTCAACCGGTTCTGGCGCGCCGACCCGTCGCGCAACCGGCGCACCGGCGGCACCGGGCTCGGCCTCGCGATCAGCCAGGAGGACGCGCGGCTGCACGGCGGCGTCCTCGACGCGTGGGGCGAGCCGGGACACGGCGCGTGCTTCCGGCTCGAGGTGCCGCGCCGCCAGGGCGTGCCGATCGCGGAAAGCCCGCTGGTGCTGCCGCCGCCGGACGCCGTTTCGGAGATCACGCTGTCGCCGTCGTCGGTCGCCGAACTGCATCCCGCGCCGGAGGCGATCCTCGCCGATCCGGCCCCGGACCGGGAGGAGGTCGGTCAGTGA